The Roseococcus microcysteis genome contains a region encoding:
- a CDS encoding CaiB/BaiF CoA transferase family protein produces the protein MTGGKGPLAGIRVLDMTTVLLGPYATQLMAEMGAEVIKLEAPEGDVIRLIGPMRNRGMGCMYLTLNRGKRSLCLDLKREEGRAAAREVARGCDVVVTNIRPAAMKRLGMDAASLRAADPRLVYAAIVGFGQAGPYGKLPAYDDLIQGLAALPHLTQRQGSDTPRYTPLALADRVTGLHTLTAVLAALVERGRTGLGQEVEVPMFEVMASLVLGDHMTGLTYDPPLDEGGYPRLLSRDRRPYATKDGYLCAMIYNDAQWRRFFAAIGQPERFDNDPRMASHTTRTQHIDAIYAELGEILATRTTAEWLEVLGQADVPCAPAHTLESLRADPHLNAVGFFQEEDHPTEGKLVRMAAPVRFSAHEDIPRAPTRRLGEDGPDILREAGLDAARIAALAESGALVTPA, from the coding sequence ATGACAGGGGGGAAGGGGCCGCTCGCGGGCATCCGCGTGCTGGACATGACGACGGTGCTGCTCGGCCCCTATGCCACGCAGCTCATGGCGGAGATGGGGGCCGAGGTCATCAAGCTCGAAGCCCCCGAGGGCGATGTGATCCGTCTCATCGGCCCCATGCGGAACCGGGGCATGGGCTGCATGTATCTCACGCTGAACCGCGGCAAGCGTTCGCTCTGCCTCGACCTCAAGCGGGAGGAGGGGCGCGCGGCGGCGCGGGAGGTGGCGCGCGGCTGCGACGTGGTGGTGACCAACATCCGTCCCGCCGCGATGAAGCGCCTGGGCATGGACGCGGCCAGCCTGCGCGCGGCCGATCCGCGCCTCGTCTACGCTGCCATCGTGGGCTTCGGGCAGGCGGGGCCCTATGGCAAGCTTCCGGCCTATGACGATCTGATCCAGGGCCTGGCCGCCCTGCCGCATCTGACGCAGCGCCAGGGCTCGGACACGCCGCGCTACACGCCGCTCGCCTTGGCCGACCGCGTGACGGGGCTGCACACGCTGACCGCCGTGCTGGCCGCGCTGGTGGAGCGGGGGCGCACCGGCCTCGGCCAGGAGGTGGAGGTGCCGATGTTCGAGGTGATGGCGAGCCTCGTCCTCGGCGACCACATGACGGGCCTGACCTACGACCCGCCGCTGGACGAGGGCGGCTACCCGCGCCTGCTCAGCCGCGACCGCCGGCCTTACGCGACGAAGGACGGCTATCTCTGCGCCATGATCTACAATGACGCGCAGTGGCGCCGCTTCTTCGCGGCCATCGGCCAGCCCGAGCGCTTCGACAACGACCCCCGCATGGCCAGCCACACCACGCGCACCCAGCACATTGACGCCATCTATGCCGAGCTGGGCGAGATCCTCGCCACCCGCACCACGGCGGAATGGCTGGAGGTGCTGGGCCAGGCCGACGTCCCCTGCGCGCCGGCCCACACGCTGGAGAGCCTGCGCGCCGACCCGCACCTCAACGCCGTGGGCTTCTTCCAGGAAGAAGACCACCCGACCGAGGGCAAGCTGGTCCGCATGGCCGCGCCGGTGCGCTTCTCGGCGCATGAGGACATCCCCCGCGCGCCCACGCGGCGGCTCGGCGAGGATGGGCCGGACATCCTGCGCGAGGCGGGACTGGATGCCGCCCGCATCGCGGCGCTGGCCGAGAGCGGGGCGTTGGTCACCCCCGCGTGA